In a single window of the Scyliorhinus torazame isolate Kashiwa2021f chromosome 2, sScyTor2.1, whole genome shotgun sequence genome:
- the LOC140405615 gene encoding ovarian cancer G-protein coupled receptor 1-like — translation MNNCTVDHSIHQILFPIVYTFVFIIGLPTNLLSLYHSYLQIKQRNELGIYLCNLTISDLLYLFSLPFWVQYMLQHDDWVLPRAFCVLSGLFLYQNIYISIGFLCFISINRFLAVAYPLKFKFFHTRRAAVIISVLIWLKEIPACAFYIQSQVLSVDKENDTLCFEQYPMQTEDRYLNSYKLSVGFFLPLILLIYSYYKVLMVVHQSHGLEKQRKLRIKRLVSGTIIIFLVCFVPYHVFLMVRTISEHDCKFADAVFEAYHFGLLLTSLNCLADPILYCFISPSSQGWLGRFLDPVTNFLPCRRRKEIENVEMKINSPGTAKISLGTQRLPKQEENDYQSSTKA, via the coding sequence ATGAACAACTGTACTGTTGACCACAGTATCCATCAGATTCTGTTTCCCATCGTTTACACCTTTGTCTTCATAATCGGCCTCCCAACTAATCTCCTGTCCCTGTATCACAGCTACCTGCAGATCAAACAAAGGAACGAGCTGGGAATCTATCTCTGCAATCTGACCATCTCAGACCTGTTGTACCTCTTTTCCTTGCCCTTCTGGGTTCAGTATATGCTGCAGCACGATGACTGGGTCCTCCCTCGGGCATTCTGTGTACTCAGCGGTCTATTCCTCTACCAGAATATCTACATCAGCATCGGCTTCCTCTGCTTCATCTCCATTAATCGCTTCCTCGCAGTGGCCTACCCTCTGAAATTTAAATTCTTTCACACCAGGAGGGCTGCAGTGATCATCAGTGTTCTCATCTGGCTCAAGGAGATACCTGCCTGTGCCTTTTACATCCAGTCTCAGGTTCTCAGTGTAGACAAGGAGAATGACACCTTGTGTTTCGAACAATATCCCATGCAGACAGAGGACAGATATTTAAACAGTTACAAGCTCTCTGTTGGGTTCTTCCTTCCTTTAATTTTATTAATCTACTCTTACTACAAGGTGCTGATGGTGGTTCACCAGAGCCACGGGCTTGAAAAACAACGGAAATTAAGAATAAAAAGGTTGGTGTCTGGGACAATCATCATTTTCCTGGTTTGTTTTGTTCCTTATCACGTTTTTCTGATGGTCCGGACCATATCGGAACATGACTGTAAATTTGCAGATGCAGTTTTTGAAGCTTACCATTTTGGACTTCTGTTGACAAGTTTAAACTGCCTGGCTGATCCCATCTTGTACTGCTTCATATCTCCGAGCTCACAGGGCTGGTTAGGCAGATTCCTGGATCCTGTTACAAACTTCCTTCCTTGCAGAAGAAGAAAAGAAATTGAGAATGTGGAGATGAAGATCAATTCACCAGGCACGGCCAAAATAAGTCTTGGGACTCAAAGACTCCCAAAACAGGAAGAAAATGATTATCAAAGTTCAACAAAAGCATGA